In the genome of Sulfuricurvum sp., one region contains:
- a CDS encoding diguanylate cyclase, with amino-acid sequence MISIRKVFFNLKMALLLLGIGITVLSVQLFHISQYGERLSALKNQHLLIEKIINTDLSDPKMASILINGAVSEIALSVKLSGQEALLDIFVSSNEEQASLLRSLELSSEAFSDSALIWSESLAMSRSSQNSRMMTARSAFLADIDRMIDYQIHIINQSIITARITAILLFFTCVFLLIFYRYRLNQIYHDLNKISSIDIDGSKKEASTKEVDFILKKILRQSPQNMLNPTLIHPLSGLNNLKGLSSLFNTKKTGKSGNTVFLALFEIDQYELINSTLSKEDIGNLFIKLGEIISLYEQPLDLIGHLEDDRLVFIMSRSSKQTALQECETIVQSVEESSFNAQLGPIKITLSAGFILKTPAKSIEETIEDASKLIEKAKEGGGNRVAQLR; translated from the coding sequence ATGATTTCAATTCGAAAAGTCTTTTTCAACCTAAAAATGGCCTTACTTCTTCTCGGTATTGGGATAACCGTATTAAGTGTGCAACTCTTTCATATATCGCAATACGGTGAACGCTTAAGTGCTTTAAAAAATCAGCATCTACTGATTGAAAAAATCATCAATACTGATTTGAGCGATCCAAAAATGGCTTCCATCTTAATCAACGGTGCCGTATCTGAGATTGCTCTTTCGGTCAAACTCTCCGGTCAGGAAGCATTATTAGATATATTTGTCTCGTCCAATGAAGAACAGGCTTCTTTGCTCCGTTCTTTAGAACTCTCTTCAGAAGCGTTTAGTGACAGCGCTTTAATCTGGAGTGAATCTCTCGCCATGTCACGTTCTTCCCAAAATAGCAGGATGATGACTGCACGTTCAGCTTTTTTAGCCGACATTGACCGAATGATAGACTATCAGATTCATATTATTAACCAATCCATCATAACCGCTAGAATAACTGCAATACTATTATTTTTCACCTGTGTGTTTCTACTTATTTTCTATCGCTATCGTTTAAATCAAATTTATCATGATCTTAATAAAATATCTTCAATAGACATTGACGGAAGCAAAAAAGAAGCAAGTACAAAAGAGGTTGATTTCATACTAAAAAAGATCTTACGCCAATCACCCCAAAATATGCTCAATCCAACACTTATACATCCATTAAGTGGGCTTAATAATCTAAAAGGACTTTCCAGTCTTTTTAATACTAAAAAAACGGGTAAATCCGGAAATACCGTATTTCTCGCACTCTTTGAAATTGATCAATACGAATTGATTAACAGCACCTTATCCAAAGAAGATATTGGAAATCTTTTCATAAAATTAGGAGAAATTATTTCCCTCTATGAACAGCCGTTGGATCTGATCGGCCATTTGGAAGATGACCGTCTTGTATTCATCATGTCACGAAGCAGTAAGCAAACTGCATTACAAGAGTGTGAAACCATCGTCCAATCTGTCGAAGAATCCAGTTTTAACGCTCAGCTTGGACCGATCAAAATTACGTTAAGTGCCGGTTTCATTCTTAAAACTCCTGCAAAATCCATCGAAGAAACCATAGAAGATGCAAGTAAATTGATCGAAAAAGCCAAAGAAGGCGGAGGAAATCGCGTCGCTCAACTACGATAA